The DNA sequence AATTCAGGACGTACTGGCTTGGAATTATTCAATACTCGGGAGACGGTTGCAATCGATACGTTTGCTAGCTGCGCGATGTCCTTTATGGTAACTGCTATGATTTTTCACTCTCTTTCCCTTAATTAGGAAAACGGTTTCCTATTCACAAAATACACTCACCTATTATTTTTGTCAATATTCTGTTAATAGTCTTTTTCCGACAAAGCAAAAAGCTGCATTCGTCATTACTTGTCAAATAAGTAATCACGAATGCAGCTCTATTGTTTCTCGTACCTTCAAAACTGGATCTGCATGTTTGCTAAGAGTGTGGATAAGTCCTCGACCGATTAGTATTCGTCAGCTCCACGTGTTGCCACGCTTCCACACCGAACCTATCAACCTCATCGTCTATGAGGGGTCTTACCAGCTTGCGCTGTGGGAAGTCTCATCTTGGAGGGGGCTTCACGCTTAGATGCTTTCAGCGCTTATCCCGTCCGCACATAGCTACCCAGCTGTGCCACTGGCGTGACAACTGGTGCACCAGCGGTGCGTCCATCCCGGTCCTCTCGTACTAAGGACAGCTCTCCTCAAACTTCCTACGCCCGCGACAGATAGGGACCGAACTGTCTCACGACGTTCTGAACCCAGCTCGCGTACCGCTTTAATGGGCGAACAGCCCAACCCTTGGGACCTACTTCAGCCCCAGGATGCGATGAGCCGACATCGAGGTGCCAAACCTCCCCGTCGATGTGGACTCTTGGGGGAGATAAGCCTGTTATCCCCAGGGTAGCTTTTATCCGTTGAGCGATGGCCCTTCCATGCGGAACCACCGGATCACTAAGCCCGACTTTCGTCCCTGCTCGACTTGTAGGTCTCGCAGTCAAGCTCCCTTCTGCCTTTACACTCTACGAATGATTTCCGACCATTCTGAGGGAACCTTTGGGCGCCTCCGTTACCTTTTAGGAGGCGACCGCCCCAGTCAAACTGCCCACCTGGCATGGTCCTCTCGCCCGATAAGGGCGACGAGTTAGAAACTCCGTACATCAAGGGTGGTATCCCACCGACAGCTCCACAGAGGCTGGCGCCCCTGCTTCTCAGCTTCCCACCTATCCTGTACATGATGCACAAAGTTCCAATACCAGGCTACAGTAAAGCTCCATGGGGTCTTTCCGTCTTGTCGCGGGTAACCTGCATCTTCACAGGTATTATGATTTCACCGGGTCTCTTGCCGAGACAGCGCCCAAGTCGTTACGCCTTTCGTGCGGGTCGGAACTTACCCGACAAGGAATTTCGCTACCTTAGGACCGTTATAGTTACGGCCGCCGTTTACTGGGGCTTCGGTTCAAAGCTTCGCTTGCGCTAACCCATCCCCTTAACCTTCCAGCACCGGGCAGGCGTCAGCCCCTATACTTCGCCTTGCGGCTTCGCAGAGACCTGTGTTTTTGCTAAACAGTCGCTTGGGCCTTTTCACTGCGGCCCCCTCGGGCTATTAACCCTACCGAGGCGCCCCTTCTCCCGAAGTTACGGGGCCATTTTGCCGAGTTCCTTAGCAAGAGTTATCCCGCGCACCTTAGGATTCTCTCCTCGCCTACCTGTGTCGGTTTGCGGTACGGGCACCTTGTTCCTCGCTAGACGCTTTTCTTGGCAGTGTGAAATCAGGGACTTCGGTACTTAAATTTCCCTCGCCATCACAGCTTGCCCTTGAGGTGTGCGGATTTGCCTACACACCAGGCTTACTGCTTGGACGGCCATCCAGTAGGCCGCTCACCCTATCCTCCTGCGTCACGCCATTGCTCAAGCGGAACAGAGGTGGTACAGGAATATCAACCTGTTGTCCATCGCCTACGCCTTTCGGCCTCAGCTTAGGTCCCGACTAACCCTGGGAGGACGAGCCTTCCCCAGGAAACCTTAGGCTTTCGGTGGACAAGATTCTCACTTGTCTTTTCGCTACTTACACCGGCATTCTCACTTCCAAGCGCTCCACCGCTCTTTCCAGTACGGCTTCACTGCTGCTTGGAACGCTCCCCTACCCAGTCCGTAAGGACTGCCATAGCTTCGGTGATACGTTTAGCCCCGTTACATTTTCCGCGCAGAGTCACTCGACCAGTGAGCTATTACGCACTCTTTAAATGGTGGCTGCTTCTAAGCCAACATCCTGGTTGTCTGGGCAACTCCACATCGTTTCCCACTTAACGTATACTTGGGGACCTTAGCTGATGGTCTGGGCTGTTTCCCTTTTGACGATGGATCTTAGCACTCACCGTCTGACTCCCGGACATAAGTCATTGGCATTCGGAGTTTGACTGAGTTCGGTAACCCGATGAGGGCCCCTAGCCCAATCAGTGCTCTACCTCCAAGACTCTTAATTCCGAGGCTAGCCCTAAAGCTATTTCGGGGAGAACCAGCTATCTCCGAGTTCGATTGGAATTTCACCGCTAGCCACACCTCATCCCCGCACTTTTCAACGTGCGTGGGTTCGGGCCTCCAGTAGGTGTTACCCTACCTTCACCCTGGACATGGCTAGATCACACGGTTTCGGGTCTACGGCAGCGTACTATCGCCCTATTCAGACTCGCTTTCGCTGCGGCTCCGTCTCTTCAACTTAACCTCGCACGCTACCGTAACTCGCCGGTTCATTCTACAAAAGGCACGCCGTCACCCTTTTAACGGGCTCCGACTATTTGTAAGCACACGGTTTCAGGTACTATTTCACTCCCCTCCCGGGGTGCTTTTCACCTTTCCCTCACGGTACTGGTTCACTATCGGTCGCTAGGTAGTATTTAGCCTTAGCAGATGGTCCTGCCAGATTCACACGGGATTTCACGTGTCCCGCGCTACTCGGGATCCGTCTCGGAGAGACTCTTGTTTGGATTACGCGACTGTCACGCTCTTTGGTCAGCTTTCCCAAACTGTTCATCTACAAGAGTCTTTTGTAACTCCTAGTGAGACGTCCCACAACCCCGCCGGGTAAACCCGACGGTTTAGGCTCTTCCGCGTTCGCTCGCCACTACTGACGGAATCACTATTGTTTTCTCTTCCTCCGGCTACTTAGATGTTTCAGTTCACCGGGTCTGCCTTCTCATCACCTATGTATTCAGTGAAGGATACCATCCCATTACAGATGGTGGGTTGCCCCATTCGGAGATCCCCGGATCAAAGCGTGCTTACCGCTCCCCGAGGCTTATCGCAGTTCGCTGCGTCCTTCTTCGGCTCCTAGCGCCAAGGCATCCACCGTGTGCCCTTAGTAACTTAACCACAGGATGTGGTTATGTCTGCGTTCCAACAGGACGTTGGAGATGTTAGCAGACGTACCAATTACATCACTTGAAAAAAATCCTTAGCAATTACATGCAGTATCCAGTTTTCAAAGAACGAAAGTAGTTACTCGTAAGAGTAACTGCCTGGCGACGTCCTACTCTCCCGGCTCCCTGCGGAGCAAGTACCATTGGCGCTGGAGGGCTTAACGGCCGTGTTCGGTATGGGAACGGGTGTGTCCCCTCCGCCATCATCACCAGACTATATGAAGGAATGCTCCTTCAAAACTGAACAGCGAATATGCGTTGTGGTCGTATCTCCATAGAAAGGAGGTGATCCATCCGCACCTTCCGGTACGGATACCTTGTTACGACTTCACCCCAGTCATCTACCCCACCTTCGGCGGCTGGCTCCTTGCGGTTACCTCACCGACTTCGGGTGTTGCAAACTCCCGTGGTGTGACGGGCGGTGTGTACAAGGCCCGGGAACGTATTCACCGCGGCATGCTGATCCGCGATTACTAGCGATTCCGACTTCATGTAGGCGAGTTGCAGCCTACAATCCGAACTGAGATTGGTTTTAAGAGATTGGCGTCCCCTCGCGAGGTAGCATCCCGTTGTACCAACCATTGTAGCACGTGTGTAGCCCAGGTCATAAGGGGCATGATGATTTGACGTCATCCCCGCCTTCCTCCGTCTTGTCGACGGCAGTCTCTCTAGAGTGCCCAACTGAATGCTGGCAACTAGAAATAAGGGTTGCGCTCGTTGCGGGACTTAACCCAACATCTCACGACACGAGCTGACGACAACCATGCACCACCTGTCACCGCTGCCCCGAAGGGAAGCTCTGTCTCCAGAGCGGTCAGCGGGATGTCAAGACCTGGTAAGGTTCTTCGCGTTGCTTCGAATTAAACCACATGCTCCACCGCTTGTGCGGGCCCCCGTCAATTCCTTTGAGTTTCACTCTTGCGAGCGTACTCCCCAGGCGGAGTGCTTATTGCGTTAGCTGCGGCACTGAGGGTATTGAAACCCCCAACACCTAGCACTCATCGTTTACGGCGTGGACTACCAGGGTATCTAATCCTGTTTGCTCCCCACGCTTTCGCGCCTCAGCGTCAGTTACAGACCAGAAAGCCGCCTTCGCCACTGGTGTTCCTCCACATCTCTACGCATTTCACCGCTACACGTGGAATACCGCTTTCCTCTTCTGCACTCAAGCTACACAGTTTCCGATGCGAACCGGAGTTGAGCTCCGGGCTTTAACACCAGACTTACATAGCCGCCTGCGCGCGCTTTACGCCCAATAAATCCGGACAACGCTTGCCACCTACGTATTACCGCGGCTGCTGGCACGTAGTTAGCCGTGGCTTTCTCGTCAGGTACCGTCAAGGTACCGCCCTATTCGAACGGTACTTGTTCGTCCCTAACAACAGAACTTTACAATCCGAAGACCTTCATCGTTCACGCGGCGTTGCTCCATCAGACTTTCGTCCATTGTGGAAAATTCCCTACTGCTGCCTCCCGTAGGAGTCTGGGCCGTGTCTCAGTCCCAGTGTGGCCGGTCACCCTCTCAGGTCGGCTACGCATCGTCGCCTTGGTAGGCCGTTACCCCACCAACTAGCTAATGCGCCGCAGGCCCATCTCCCAGTGACAGCCGAAGCCGCCTTTTCTTTTCGGATCATGCGATCCAAAAACCTATCCGGTATTAGCATAAGTTTCCCTATGTTATCCCAGTCTGAGAGGCAGGTTGCCTACGTGTTACTCACCCGTCCGCCGCTAGCCTCCGAAGAGACTCGCTCGACTTGCATGTATTAGGCACGCCGCCAGCGTTCGTCCTGAGCCAGGATCAAACTCTCCAATAAAGTTTGTATCTGGTTCAAAGCTGGCAAATCATTTAATGATAGACTCATCAACGCTTTCGCTGTTCAGTTTTCAAAGAGCATTTTTCACTGCGTTTTAACAGTGCGTTTACCACTCTAACACATTCGCTTTTGTAATGCAACCCATGTTTTCGGGCGAATCACCTTGCGTTTTGCAGTGGTGGTGCCGGCGATAGGACTTGAACCCACAACCCCCTGATTACAAGTCAGGTGCTCTACCAATTGAGCTACACCGGCATTTTCTTATTTTCGTTCTGAACTTCAGTGCCGCGTTTGTCAGCGGTGTCGTTCAGGAATTTCAATATAGCATGATGTTTTTTTAATTGCAATAGAAAATCAAAAAATAATTCATTTTAAATTAAAAAAGAGTAGTGAAACTTATCTTTCACTACTCTTTCTCTCTTAAGAAAGGTTGCCTGTGGGCCTTGATTAACCGGCCCTAAATCCTTCACCCAGCACTTCCTGCGCTGGACATAAGATAATAAAGGCATCCGGATCGACAGAGCGGACCATGATCTTCAGTTTGCTCACTTCACTCTGACTGACCACAGCCATAAGCACTTTGCGTTCATCACCCGTATAACCTCCTGCCGCATCCAATAACGTCAATCCACGGTCTAGATCATACAAGATAGTTTCCCGCAACGTCTCTATTTCATTGGAGATGATATAAGCCACCTTGGACGTATTCCACCCCATTTGGACAATATCGATCGTCTTGCTGGTGACAAAGAGAGCGATTAACGCAAATAATGCCTTTTCTGGATCAAAGACGATACCCGCAAACAAGATGACCAATCCGTCGAATACAGCGACACATGCCCCGAGGCTAAGGCCGGAGTATTTGTGCAGGATTTGTGAGGCGATTGCAAATCCCCCAGTCGATCCTCTTCCTCGAAAGACAATACCAATTCCGAGTCCGACCCCGATCCCTCCGTAT is a window from the Brevibacillus choshinensis genome containing:
- a CDS encoding YitT family protein → MARRRRAAIQLNSPQRKALEYLMLIVGSLVLATSFNLFLNPNQIASGGVSGLSTILHNLFGFSPAIVQWACNIPLFLLGLKILDRHYSLKAAVGSIILPLCVMMTSHLQPLTTNPLLASIYGGIGVGLGIGIVFRGRGSTGGFAIASQILHKYSGLSLGACVAVFDGLVILFAGIVFDPEKALFALIALFVTSKTIDIVQMGWNTSKVAYIISNEIETLRETILYDLDRGLTLLDAAGGYTGDERKVLMAVVSQSEVSKLKIMVRSVDPDAFIILCPAQEVLGEGFRAG